In the genome of Montipora foliosa isolate CH-2021 chromosome 3, ASM3666993v2, whole genome shotgun sequence, one region contains:
- the LOC137996523 gene encoding uncharacterized protein isoform X2, translating to MSSKATALRVVFKDDVNQEGLVYSGQTLLVPFSQLSTWMLTGTPVKFHPESVMSKVKLPNFLRRTKLLQTISAMGIYSGKSTEELRLEDYSLGLKKPEHSLSGFWRPQTEGSVFGRSLVASNNRTKVAIGIESGLKPQLLFRDTEPEEIVPIPMSTSPSAKKSDVPIQVPSHRFLSTPSINFSSESDPALVFIPPQPSVAEKEPLSSLTDTNRQALMDFLLQSIVKCMQIQNSLHRLMLLKLKSHVTSSADGQTDSHGSRLSKGKLPKASNQEGFSSGSVNNNPSALLCELKEPLEALMQCAGIQRSLFLKLLTVNKVITDVETNQGIASTVGSQEGQDATPEAQVNMIAVQYNLEDITFKKKMECNYIRNPFSNFHVAASSEDVVHCRSVNDENSVNDGKAYGRIPNGHGTLKTVDGKLLYTGEWRKGKRHGKGEALIYAATYTVGDSTAQHGHYSGVWKHNMRHGRGKMMFTSGAVYEGQWKFDKMTGFGTLKLPDGTIQEGTWREGSLHGCTVFTWPHGVSEYREYDSRQGQLSSCHIEEETVESISLRGSFCSQLMNLRECVNELKSEKCLLTEQLNAYKEEHVEATSSITASLNTMQERITKKLKHDLQSSQDEFEKKLKDAESKSADRIRLLEKELEKAQNSQQCQICFERPRDCIIMPCTHLLYCRVCVTEHKRKGEKRCPACRGPISGEILCNINL from the exons ATGTCATCCAAGGCAACAGCTTTAAGGGTGGTCTTTAAAGATGATGTTAATCAGGAAGGCCTTGTGTATTCTGGACAAACACTGCTGGTACCAT TTTCACAGCTTTCCACATGGATGCTAACTGGTACACCAGTAAAATTCCAT cctGAGTCTGTAATGAGCAAAGTAAAATTGCCTAATTTCTTGAGAAGAACTAAATTGCTTCAAACAATCTCAGCAATGGGAATTTATTCTGGCAAGAGCACTGAG GAGTTACGCTTAGAGGACTACAGTCTGGGTCTGAAAAAGCCAGAGCACTCTCTGTCAGGCTTTTG GCGTCCCCAAACAGAGGGCAGTGTATTCGG GAGAAGCTTGGTTGCTTCTAACAACAGAACGAAAGTGGCCATTGGCATAGAATCAGGACTTAAACCCCAACTTCTGTTCAGAGACACAGAGCCAGAAGAGATAGTCCCAATTCCAA TGTCCACATCTCCTAGTGCAAAAAAAAGTGATGTCCCAATCCAAGTTCCAAGTCATCGCTTTCTGTCGACACCAAGCATCAATTTTAGTTCAGAATCAGACCCTGCTTTAGTGTTTATCCCACCACAGCCTTCTGTAGCTGAGAAAGAACCGCTATCATCCCTGACAGACACAAACAGACAGGCGCTTATGGATTTTCTCCTTCAAAGCATTGTTAAGTGTATGCAGATACAGAATTCTCTTCACAGACTTATGTTACTCAAATTGAAGTCACATGTCACGTCTTCAGCTGATGGTCAGACTGATTCTCATGGTAGTCGTCTATCCAAAGGCAAATTACCAAAGGCTTCCAACCAAGAAGGGTTCAGCAGCGGGAGCGTTAATAACAACCCCAGTGCCCTGTTATGTGAACTTAAAGAACCTCTAGAGGCCTTAATGCAATGTGCAGGAATTCAAAGGTCACTTTTCCTCAAACTTCTCACCGTCAACAAAGTCATCACTGATGTGGAAACCAACCAAGGGATTGCAAGCACAGTCGGCTCACAGGAGGGGCAAG ATGCAACCCCAGAGGCTCAGGTCAACATGATAGCAGTGCAATATAACCTTGAAGACAtcactttcaaaaaaaaaatggaatgcAATTATATTCGAAATCCTTTCAGTAACTTTCACGTCGCCGCTTCCAGCGAGGATGTTGTACATTGTAGATCTGTTAATGATGAGAACTCCGTCAATGATGGCAAAGCTTATGGGCGGATTCCTAATGGGCATGGTACTCTGAAAACTGTAGATGGCAAGCTTCTGTACACCGGTGAATGGCGTAAAG GAAAGAGACACGGGAAGGGTGAGGCGCTTATTTACGCAGCAACATACACCGTCGGTGACTCTACGGCTCAACATGGACACTACAGTGGTGTGTGGAAGCATAACATGAG GCATGGTCGTGGAAAAATGATGTTCACTTCCGGTGCTGTCTATGAGGGTCAATGGAAGTTCGACAAAATGACAGGGTTTGGTACCTTAAAACTCCCGGATGGAACCATTCAGGAAGGGACATGGAGAGAAGGCTCGCTACACGGCTGCACTGTCTTTACCTGGCCCCATGGTGTTTCTGAATACCGCGAATACGATTCAAGACAAG GTCAGTTAAGTTCCTGCCACATCGAAGAAGAAACTGTGGAAAGTATTTCACTAAGAGGGTCGTTTTGTTCTCAGCTCATGAATTTACGTGAATGCGTAAATGAACTAAAAAGTGAGAAATGCTTGTTAACGGAGCAGCTGAATGCGTACAAAGAGGAACACGTGGAAGCAACAAGCTCAATCACTGCCTCGCTTAACACGATGCAGGAaagaattacaaaaaaattaaagcacgATTTGCAGAGCAGTCAAGACGAATTTGAGAAGAAGCTGAAAGATGCAGAATCCAAAAGTGCTGATAGAATTCGCCTGCTGGAGAAGGAGCTAGAGAAAGCGCAGAATTCCCAGCAATGTCAAATTTGTTTTGAACGCCCACGTGACTGTATCATTATGCCCTGTACGCATTTGTTGTACTGCAGAGTCTGTGTGACTGAGCATAAAAGAAAGGGTGAAAAACGCTGTCCTGCGTGTCGCGGGCCGATTTCTGGAGAGATCTTATGTAATATCAATCTGTGA
- the LOC137996523 gene encoding uncharacterized protein isoform X1, with amino-acid sequence MMLIRKALCILDKHCWYHPESVMSKVKLPNFLRRTKLLQTISAMGIYSGKSTEELRLEDYSLGLKKPEHSLSGFWRPQTEGSVFGRSLVASNNRTKVAIGIESGLKPQLLFRDTEPEEIVPIPMSTSPSAKKSDVPIQVPSHRFLSTPSINFSSESDPALVFIPPQPSVAEKEPLSSLTDTNRQALMDFLLQSIVKCMQIQNSLHRLMLLKLKSHVTSSADGQTDSHGSRLSKGKLPKASNQEGFSSGSVNNNPSALLCELKEPLEALMQCAGIQRSLFLKLLTVNKVITDVETNQGIASTVGSQEGQDATPEAQVNMIAVQYNLEDITFKKKMECNYIRNPFSNFHVAASSEDVVHCRSVNDENSVNDGKAYGRIPNGHGTLKTVDGKLLYTGEWRKGKRHGKGEALIYAATYTVGDSTAQHGHYSGVWKHNMRHGRGKMMFTSGAVYEGQWKFDKMTGFGTLKLPDGTIQEGTWREGSLHGCTVFTWPHGVSEYREYDSRQGQLSSCHIEEETVESISLRGSFCSQLMNLRECVNELKSEKCLLTEQLNAYKEEHVEATSSITASLNTMQERITKKLKHDLQSSQDEFEKKLKDAESKSADRIRLLEKELEKAQNSQQCQICFERPRDCIIMPCTHLLYCRVCVTEHKRKGEKRCPACRGPISGEILCNINL; translated from the exons ATGATGTTAATCAGGAAGGCCTTGTGTATTCTGGACAAACACTGCTGGTACCAT cctGAGTCTGTAATGAGCAAAGTAAAATTGCCTAATTTCTTGAGAAGAACTAAATTGCTTCAAACAATCTCAGCAATGGGAATTTATTCTGGCAAGAGCACTGAG GAGTTACGCTTAGAGGACTACAGTCTGGGTCTGAAAAAGCCAGAGCACTCTCTGTCAGGCTTTTG GCGTCCCCAAACAGAGGGCAGTGTATTCGG GAGAAGCTTGGTTGCTTCTAACAACAGAACGAAAGTGGCCATTGGCATAGAATCAGGACTTAAACCCCAACTTCTGTTCAGAGACACAGAGCCAGAAGAGATAGTCCCAATTCCAA TGTCCACATCTCCTAGTGCAAAAAAAAGTGATGTCCCAATCCAAGTTCCAAGTCATCGCTTTCTGTCGACACCAAGCATCAATTTTAGTTCAGAATCAGACCCTGCTTTAGTGTTTATCCCACCACAGCCTTCTGTAGCTGAGAAAGAACCGCTATCATCCCTGACAGACACAAACAGACAGGCGCTTATGGATTTTCTCCTTCAAAGCATTGTTAAGTGTATGCAGATACAGAATTCTCTTCACAGACTTATGTTACTCAAATTGAAGTCACATGTCACGTCTTCAGCTGATGGTCAGACTGATTCTCATGGTAGTCGTCTATCCAAAGGCAAATTACCAAAGGCTTCCAACCAAGAAGGGTTCAGCAGCGGGAGCGTTAATAACAACCCCAGTGCCCTGTTATGTGAACTTAAAGAACCTCTAGAGGCCTTAATGCAATGTGCAGGAATTCAAAGGTCACTTTTCCTCAAACTTCTCACCGTCAACAAAGTCATCACTGATGTGGAAACCAACCAAGGGATTGCAAGCACAGTCGGCTCACAGGAGGGGCAAG ATGCAACCCCAGAGGCTCAGGTCAACATGATAGCAGTGCAATATAACCTTGAAGACAtcactttcaaaaaaaaaatggaatgcAATTATATTCGAAATCCTTTCAGTAACTTTCACGTCGCCGCTTCCAGCGAGGATGTTGTACATTGTAGATCTGTTAATGATGAGAACTCCGTCAATGATGGCAAAGCTTATGGGCGGATTCCTAATGGGCATGGTACTCTGAAAACTGTAGATGGCAAGCTTCTGTACACCGGTGAATGGCGTAAAG GAAAGAGACACGGGAAGGGTGAGGCGCTTATTTACGCAGCAACATACACCGTCGGTGACTCTACGGCTCAACATGGACACTACAGTGGTGTGTGGAAGCATAACATGAG GCATGGTCGTGGAAAAATGATGTTCACTTCCGGTGCTGTCTATGAGGGTCAATGGAAGTTCGACAAAATGACAGGGTTTGGTACCTTAAAACTCCCGGATGGAACCATTCAGGAAGGGACATGGAGAGAAGGCTCGCTACACGGCTGCACTGTCTTTACCTGGCCCCATGGTGTTTCTGAATACCGCGAATACGATTCAAGACAAG GTCAGTTAAGTTCCTGCCACATCGAAGAAGAAACTGTGGAAAGTATTTCACTAAGAGGGTCGTTTTGTTCTCAGCTCATGAATTTACGTGAATGCGTAAATGAACTAAAAAGTGAGAAATGCTTGTTAACGGAGCAGCTGAATGCGTACAAAGAGGAACACGTGGAAGCAACAAGCTCAATCACTGCCTCGCTTAACACGATGCAGGAaagaattacaaaaaaattaaagcacgATTTGCAGAGCAGTCAAGACGAATTTGAGAAGAAGCTGAAAGATGCAGAATCCAAAAGTGCTGATAGAATTCGCCTGCTGGAGAAGGAGCTAGAGAAAGCGCAGAATTCCCAGCAATGTCAAATTTGTTTTGAACGCCCACGTGACTGTATCATTATGCCCTGTACGCATTTGTTGTACTGCAGAGTCTGTGTGACTGAGCATAAAAGAAAGGGTGAAAAACGCTGTCCTGCGTGTCGCGGGCCGATTTCTGGAGAGATCTTATGTAATATCAATCTGTGA